GCATTCTCACACCTCGTCCCTTTGTTTCAGGACCCGAACGACCGTAGCCACCACACCTCGAGTGCTTCTCCTAGATAAGTTTCAGAGATGTCTTGGACAGGTCACTATGTATGGTGGACATGGCGACGGTATCGTACTCTTCCTCTCTCGTCGAAAGTCTCTTGCAGAGCCGGAAAGACTGCAGGTCGCGCTGGAAGTTGCGGTTCAGGAAGCCGTAGAAGATGGGATTGATGCAGATGGAGCACATGGCGGTCAGATGGCACAGCAAGAACAGGGGATTGTGGGTGCAGTTCATGGTGGCCTCATGGTTCCAGTCGGAGATGGCGTTGAAGACGTTGAGCGGCAGCCAGCAGATCGCAAAGGCCACCACGATGGAGAACAGCATGACGTTGATGCGCTTTGTCTCGTGGCTGCGGTATTTGTTCTCACGCATTCGCTCCATCACGCTCTTCCGCTGCCTCAGGCGAACGTAGATCTGAGAGGAAGGAGGTGTGAAAAGGGGAAAGACAGGGAAAAAGGTGGAGAGAAAGGTGaagatatattaataaatatataaattgttGGGTTTCTATCTAGCCTCAGGCAATCAGAGTCTGGAGATTTCTACCCTTATGCacagatacatatacacatagaaaTATTTGGCAGATTTTCACAgtatatagttctgtataaaTTGTTTACATTCCATTACGTTCTCCATAGAATACTATATTTACAATATGTTAACGGATAATATGTATATCTTATACTGTGAGATGTATATCTTACACTCTGAGATGAGTAACTAAGGAAAACtattttactacacacacacacacacacgtcatatacatGTGACAAAAAACGAACCCtgaaccttgaaccttgaaAGTGTTAATCATTAATCATGTACAGAATTGTTCAGGCGTTAATTTGTTGGTTGGTGTTGGTTTAGTGCCATATTAATGAGAAGTTCAGAGTGCAGCTACCAGAACAGCGCAGTTACGGCTAGTTAGCCAGCTACGACATAGCAACCGATGCTGCTATTAGCATGAACGTTGACGCTTTAGGGAGCTGATCTGCGGCTGGATGGGTAACCCAAAACAATCTAAGTCGACAAGATCATGTGGTAATTAACGCTTGATAATGCAAGTCGTTCAGGGTGGATGATTACAGAAAAGGGGAAACTCAGATATCTGACACATCAAATGCTGATATTCaggtcacgtgtgtgtgtgtgtgtgtgtgtgtgttttaatgagcgTCTCTGTCCTTTCCGGTCTCATTTCATCAATCTCTCCGTCCAATTCCCGGATCTCAAAATGACTGAATCAATTGTCTTCAGTCAATTTGTTTGGTGGAGGATTTCGTTATGTCGAGTGATGACAGAGCAGGACCTGCAGATAACAGTATTTATTAACAGGCCTCATGCTTTCGGCTAATTTTCTTCTGGACACACAGGAATGCAGGCGTTCTGAATTGTCATGGTgtagtaatatgtgtgtgtgtgtgtgtgttttatccccCCCTTTTTAATCTCTCTTGATCTTCCTCTAGGCTGTAGTTAGATTAGGTTTTTTTGGGTGTGTAGGGTGGTGCAGTTCTGCATGTTTCAGGGTCGCCGTAATTGGGTCGTTTAAAAGATGCGGAAAACCCGGCGGGATCGTGGAGCATTCTAACGCAAGATGACAGACGCTGACGTCACTGCGGGGGGGTTGTATAACGAGCACGTACTGCATTGTGACATAGGCGAGCATGTCTTCCTAATGACTCATAGTCGTCATGGTAGTTGGAGTTAATTGTGTAAGTCTTGATCTGTTCTCACTGCTCGGTGTGTTGCCTCCAGCGCttgtaaaaagaaatgaacgTCAGGGCAAGAAGCTTTGAGAAGAAAGAACAGATGACGCAAGGTGGAAACGGCGCAAAACGTCTAGGACGTCCTTAGCCTTATGAAAAAAAGGTCCAATGTCATCTTTCAGACGAGTGGATACAGGAGTGTCAAGAGGCAGAGTAGTAATATTAATGTGACAAACCGTGTCACCTCGGGCTCGTACAGCTTTCCTAAACTACATTTCCCAGTGAGGTAGATGCTTCAAAGTAACTATCATTCATATCAAATGGCTGTACGAACACCGAGAGCTACTGTCACCTGCAATTTTATTCTTTCTCCTATTAAATGTTGTTGTAACTGCACTAGCAGCATCCCTCAGGGACATCTGTACCACAgacaaacattaatataaacatactCTGTTTTAAGGTGGACTTTTAAGGTGGACGACAACACTACTGACTAGCCACTTGTGGCTAGTTTGGACTCATCGCATGTATGGCATCGTGTACATCTTGACTGGTGACAGTTAATCTGTGTGAGGAAAACGTGCGTGTGTTTATAGACATCCCACAAATAGATCACTagataatacaataaatagCAAGCAGCAGCTAGCTAAGTTACCCACCAAAGTAGCTGCTATGTTAGTCACCTGCATGACACATCAAATTTGTGACTGATTTCACTTTTTTCTGTcaatttttttatgtatgtatcAGCTTTTCTTCCATCACAGAGCAGAGGAAGTTGAAGGTTATCCATTTGCGCCTGGACGATTGCTGCTTCAAATCCCTCAGCTACTCCCGTTTTGGCCTTCAACACATCCACAGGATACTTGAGATAAAAGCATATTTTGCCATGTTGGCTTTTATGGTAAACCTCCACAAGAAAAATGCTAATGCCAGGCGAGCTGTCATTTAGATTCAGAAAGaatagggtttgtttttttttcacagcttgTGTTTAATTAAGTGCAAAGCGAAAATGAGTGGAAGACGAATGTAAATGACTTGGGGCTGAATATCCGCGATCCTCCAGCTAACACTGGCTAATTATTATTGTAGTGATTGCAGATGCTTTCATTTAAATCCCACCAGCGCCATTAACAAAGATAACCCTGTACCTAGCTGGTGAAATGAAGTCTACGCATTAAAGCTCTTGcatttgtcttttatttattgacaCCTGCACAAAATGGGCCTGTGCTTCTAAAAGCATCAGTCTTACTCTGTCTCACTTTTTACTCATTTTGTTCAGTCATAGCATAATTACAGCCTTCGAGCCTTTGGCCCAATTCCCTCTAATcttatgcctctctctctctctctttctctctgtctctctctatccagcACCACTGTGAATGTATGTAGCATCTGTGTGcaagtgtgatgtgtgttactgagcTCATCTGGTAGGGACCTCTGCCTGTCAGCAACTCACACTCCGTCCCACAAAGCCCTATCCGAACCCTTGACAATATCCATTGTAAATAATATGAAGGGCTCTAGAGAGACAGGTATGTGCATGTACTCCAGCTGCTCTGGGAGAATTTTGCATAAGTGTGTTTCTGCGTTTCTTCTGGAAGGGTGCAGATTTTAATCAAGCAGGAAAATGAGAACGATAAGAGGCAGAGAGGGTTCTTGGTAAACCTCCAGTCAGTCATTACTAAGCCtctgaaacagacacacacgccAAAATACTGAGACAGTTCACAGCCACGGCATAAGGTTTGGGTAAATCCAATGTCAGTATAACCGATGCAAATCAAATCCATCCACAGATGCTGACTCATTTCAGACACACTTGTCTTGCTCTCCTTGAGAGGACCTGCCACTGACgtaattattaatgcagttaATTACACACCTACAGCTCccttcaaaaatattggaacaatATGACTGGTGTGCTCAGAAACAGCCTTTGTATGCTGTTTTGTCTTTGTCTAGTTGaaaactttctgtctctttaAACCGTGTTCTTGTTTTCTTGACCatgttgtgtaatttatttCCCAATCTGGACTCCCGCCTGTTTCCCTTGTGCTTAATTACCATCACTCTTTAGTGTTATCTGTCTATTGCTTGACCCACTCTGTGGACAGTGATGATGAGTCATGGACTGTCTCTAATAAACATCACACCACTCTTGCTAAGTCTTCACTATTTTAATGCCAGTTTTGGGAAGGTGTTCGAAACACGATAAAGCAACCAgtgaatttttcatttatttatttatttcaacagttgagttatttttttattatcttctCAAACACAATATAAATGCATTGAGCATATGAAGGGAAAAATACATTCTGTAACCTTTTGtttcatcattttaaaaaactgatttttctttaacttttttctttttggcaaGTATGTGAAAGTTCATGCGAAGTTCTAGGATTTGTCTTCACCATATCAGTGTGTCAATCAGGGATGGGCTGACTGTCCTAGCAGCTCAAAGCTTGGCAGGTTTTTTGGTGTTTGCCTTGTTCTAACAGGCCTCATCACGCTGATAAAGAGCTTTCTAATTAGCTGATAAGGTGAATCACTTGGGTTTAATCTGTGTACCATATTCTCTGAAAGCAGCCGTCCATTTTCTGCACTGAGCAAGATATCGGCTTGGTTCGCCTCTTTTTTCCATGTAGATGAATTCAGAGCTAAACAAACTGCTGTCGTTTGGTGTGACTCACTTTTCAGCAGCCCTCATATAAAGCTAGGGTTCTGTATCGGAGCCTCGATGCTTAAATCTAGgtatattttattgcattttgcttttacttttacttttataaatctAAAATCCCTTTAATGTGGTTTCAGAAATGAAACATCAGATGAAAAACATCATATTAGCATCTATTCGCCCTTACATTATTATTAACGTTGGATGCTGGTCAGAAAATCTCCAGTTTTTTTGCTACCTTGCCTGTCAAATCCGGCAAAATATGATATacttaaaaaacaataataaaaatatagctACAGTATACCTcctgttattttttaaagaagcaATCTGGATCTGTTTTTCTTAATTGTTAGAGGTACTTGCATTGTATAGCTATAATACAGACCATTATGTCATTCTAAAAGACATAATTTTGGTCTTTCAAAATTTACCGCAGGTGTTTTTCCGCTTTAAATAACTGCTGATTATGAAATGTGCCATGATTTTGTAAGAGGCATCTTTGAGAAACACATTATCGCTGTTATTGCTGCAATCCATCTATACAATATGGTCaccacacactttcacaaatGGTTCAATTACTCAACTATTCTGGGCTTAAGTCAGCAGGGCTTCATCAGTGCAGAACACAGCACTactgttttaatgatttatatgagtatatggccaaatgtttgtggacacgtGGTTCTTTTGTCCAAATGTCGCCGCAATATTAAAAGCagacaattgtctagaatgtctttgtgtgctgtagcattacaatttcacatttactggaactaagtggcccaaacctgttccattATATCCCTGCCCACAAATTGAGTTTCATGAGGACATGATATTCCAAGGCGAAATCAGGTGTCCTGaatagagccctgacctcaaccccactgaacacctttgggatgaattaaaatgGTAACTGAACCACTGACCTCCTCACCTCAGAGCTTGGCTGTGgtgggccagcaaggccttctctacTGGCCtcaacagcagtgatctgaatcactgacttgcattttaatatatttaatatatttttccatgaatgtgtattaaattattcccaatagcctattctctacatttcatagcttttctcttggttgcaacaaaaataaataaataaataaataaataaaatgtccatGTATTTACTTTTTGTAATCATATTCTCCAGGTTGAGTTACATCCCAAACCATATACTACTAGACATGTAACATTTCTACTTAGCATGCTGAAGGCAGTTTAGGACACAGCCCTGAATTCTTGAAAGCTCTCATGGGTTTAATTTCAAGAATCTCAAAACAGCATAGATGCCTAATTCTTTCATCCTGTTGTTTTAATGAGAATATCTTTActtttgcttgcttgcttgcatCACTAATGCTTTCTTTTGATGTCTAGCTTAAAGCCTGTAATGCCATGTCACGGCATAACAAGCTCTGTGCCTCATTACTAAGTGCTATCTAGTGAAAAGCCGACATGTCCTTACCTTCAGGTAGCAAATGAAGATGAAGGCCAGGGGTGCCACATACTGCAGCAGCAACATGGTGGTTGTGTAGGCAAGCTTGAACTGGCGTGAAGGCCACTGCTCTATACACACCACCTTGCCTCGGTAGTGCTCACGCAAAAAGGCAGGCAGCTGCTGCAGGGGTGCATCAGTGGTAATGGAGAAGATTAGAAAAGGCATGGCAGTGAGTAGAGCCACACCCCAGGTGAAGCCAACACCCACGCAGGCATGGAATGCGCTGGGTCTCCAGCCACGTGGTCGCACGATCAGCTGGTGGCGCTCGACGGCAATGAGCACGAGGGAAAAGATGGAGACTGAGACAGAGGTGCACTGCGCTAGGCTGTTGATCTTGCACATGGCACCACCAAATGCCCAATGGTCCATAAACGTGTAGGCAAATGTGAACGGCAGGCAAACAAATGCCATCAGCAAGTCAGAGGCTGACAGGTTAGCAATAAGCACGCTAGTTGCGTTCGAGAGTTCACGTTGGCGCCAGATCAGAACAATCAATGCCAAATTGCCAGTCACTCCCAGCAAGGCTACAGCAGAGTAGGCTACAGCAAGGGTCACAAATAAGGGCTTGTCAGCTTGGCACTCATCACCATGAAATGCTGAAAAGTTGGCAAGCGTACAATTGAGCGAGGAGCAGTTTAGGATGGCAGGAGGTGGGGCAGGAGGGAGAAGATCAGGGTAAGGCATTGTGTATTCTTTTTCACTTTAATTGGAGGGCTGCTTTAGCTGTAGGTCCTCATCCTGGACGTGGCTTTGACCTTATGAGATGTAGCAGAAGGcactgtccaaaaaaaaaagaaaaacatggtaTGAACAAAACATTCCAATGATTCATTAATTGGGTCTAAAAAAAAGTCTGACATTATTTATTACTCATCAAACTGCAAATACTTTAACAATGGCATTATTACTAAGCAAACACAATTGGCTTCAGACTGCGTTTCAACCCCATTTTGTTATGCAAAAAGTTGGACTTTAAGAGCCAGCAAACTATGGGTTTTAGGACCCAAAAGACCTGCTTCATGCAATATACAGCAGGGACTCAGTACAggtattcagtttttttttagtttttttcacCTTTAGTGGCTTAATGCAGAACTAGTTTCAATCACAACATGGGACAATACCAACCTACCAGTTGGCATCCACCAATCATGTGACATCCACCTTTCATGCTTCCTTCGTGTCAAAAAAAACTGTATCTTTTCAACCTGCTGCTCATGCTGATTCACAGTAAAGCACCTATCCACCCCTTCAACTCTCAGACACCATTGATCGGCTAGTGGCACTTTGAGTGATAGGGGAGGGAGTATACCATCCCTCCCATCCGggcatttttgttttcttaaggTTAACGATTTTTCTGTAGGTGCTTGTGCTGGTCAGTGCTTGGACACTGACTTTTAAACTCTTTGAGCAGCAGCTGGTCATATTGATATTAGACATCTgattcataaaaaatatatatcggAATTaagctttaattattttcactgTATATTCTGCATTTGCTATTCAGCTAAGTTTTTGCACTTGCCTCTGCCAACAAGCAGTGCCTGACTGCAAGGCTGATAATATTACACGTTAGCCCTCCTGTACTTTCCTTAAACCTGAAATAGTCTTTTTTAGTCTGCTGGATCTGTGCCATTCAACTGCAGTGAAcaggaaaaaacacaaataacc
This portion of the Hemibagrus wyckioides isolate EC202008001 linkage group LG29, SWU_Hwy_1.0, whole genome shotgun sequence genome encodes:
- the npy1r gene encoding neuropeptide Y receptor type 1, whose product is MPYPDLLPPAPPPAILNCSSLNCTLANFSAFHGDECQADKPLFVTLAVAYSAVALLGVTGNLALIVLIWRQRELSNATSVLIANLSASDLLMAFVCLPFTFAYTFMDHWAFGGAMCKINSLAQCTSVSVSIFSLVLIAVERHQLIVRPRGWRPSAFHACVGVGFTWGVALLTAMPFLIFSITTDAPLQQLPAFLREHYRGKVVCIEQWPSRQFKLAYTTTMLLLQYVAPLAFIFICYLKIYVRLRQRKSVMERMRENKYRSHETKRINVMLFSIVVAFAICWLPLNVFNAISDWNHEATMNCTHNPLFLLCHLTAMCSICINPIFYGFLNRNFQRDLQSFRLCKRLSTREEEYDTVAMSTIHSDLSKTSLKLI